Proteins encoded in a region of the Clostridium beijerinckii genome:
- a CDS encoding helix-turn-helix domain-containing protein yields MRSLETNDWMVINNIVYQINSIENSTTMRKNFLTQMALVLDFDSADFYIASELNSHTLVKPVFYNYKPRADENYMDKYDGIDYSRGLMFGGKSKVYRESDIISEKKRVETEYYKKYFEPNNWHHTLNMILAHKNQFVGVVCFFRIKGKEDFIYEDSFVLDIIKEHLAFRLYQDLDNNSMGGEKISISQCVDTYGLTKREEAVLCELMNGLENSEISNKLCITNNTLKKHVLNIYRKLGIKNRVQLFKMVKERG; encoded by the coding sequence ATGCGTAGTTTAGAAACAAATGATTGGATGGTTATTAACAATATAGTATATCAGATTAATTCTATTGAGAATTCTACTACTATGCGAAAAAATTTCCTTACTCAGATGGCTTTAGTTTTAGATTTTGATAGTGCTGATTTTTATATTGCATCAGAATTAAATAGTCATACATTAGTTAAACCAGTATTTTACAATTACAAGCCTAGAGCAGATGAAAATTACATGGACAAGTATGACGGTATAGATTATAGCAGGGGATTAATGTTTGGTGGTAAAAGTAAAGTATATAGAGAAAGTGATATTATTTCAGAGAAAAAGAGAGTAGAGACAGAATACTATAAAAAGTACTTTGAACCTAACAATTGGCATCACACACTAAATATGATATTGGCACACAAAAATCAGTTTGTTGGTGTAGTATGTTTCTTTAGAATAAAAGGAAAAGAGGATTTTATATATGAGGATTCTTTTGTACTTGATATTATTAAAGAACATTTAGCATTTAGGTTATATCAGGATCTAGATAATAATTCCATGGGTGGAGAAAAAATATCTATTTCCCAGTGTGTAGATACTTATGGATTAACCAAAAGGGAAGAAGCTGTGTTATGTGAACTAATGAATGGATTAGAGAATAGCGAGATTAGCAATAAATTATGCATTACAAATAATACATTAAAGAAACATGTACTTAATATATATAGAAAGCTAGGTATTAAGAATAGAGTTCAGCTATTCAAGATGGTTAAAGAAAGAGGATGA
- a CDS encoding polyamine ABC transporter substrate-binding protein, which produces MIKGILKKLILSITIGCMVTMSLSGCGSNTQSTSNGSTGENSGESKELNVICWSEYLPDDVLKGFEEKYGVTVNMTTFTDPDEMLAKVKSGSKGTYDMIIGPAQDINILKSQDLIQKLDTSKIENFKNIDEQYLHEANDPKNEYSIPYLGTSILIAVNTDKIKDNIKSYKDLLNPKYKDTMVVVEDARPIVGIGLMTNGYKINDTSDEGLKKAEDFLTQLKPNIHAFNGDSPKTLLLNGECSLGLVYGGECALAAKENPAIKVVYPEEGIYFTFDMMMKVNGAKNSENADLLMNYILDPEVSATISKTFPYVNPNKAAKDILGDDFKNNNIMNIPEAEMKKSQGLQDIGENVSKITDLWTKFKG; this is translated from the coding sequence ATGATAAAAGGTATATTAAAGAAACTTATATTAAGTATAACAATAGGATGTATGGTAACAATGAGTTTATCTGGCTGTGGTTCAAATACTCAATCAACTTCTAATGGAAGTACAGGTGAAAATTCTGGTGAAAGTAAGGAATTAAATGTTATCTGCTGGTCCGAATATCTACCAGATGACGTCCTAAAAGGTTTTGAAGAAAAGTATGGAGTTACAGTTAATATGACTACATTTACTGATCCAGATGAAATGCTTGCAAAAGTTAAGTCAGGAAGCAAAGGGACATATGATATGATTATTGGCCCGGCTCAAGATATTAATATACTAAAATCTCAAGATTTGATTCAAAAATTAGATACAAGTAAAATAGAGAACTTCAAAAATATTGATGAGCAATATTTACATGAAGCAAATGATCCTAAAAATGAATACAGTATTCCTTATCTGGGTACAAGCATATTAATCGCAGTTAATACAGATAAAATTAAGGATAATATAAAATCATATAAAGATTTATTGAATCCTAAGTATAAAGATACCATGGTTGTTGTTGAAGATGCCAGACCAATAGTCGGGATTGGATTAATGACAAATGGATATAAGATAAATGATACAAGCGATGAAGGATTAAAGAAAGCAGAGGACTTTTTAACACAATTGAAACCAAATATTCATGCATTTAACGGTGATAGTCCAAAAACATTATTATTAAATGGTGAGTGTTCATTAGGCCTTGTTTATGGAGGTGAATGCGCTTTAGCAGCTAAGGAGAATCCAGCAATTAAAGTGGTTTATCCAGAAGAAGGCATTTATTTCACATTTGATATGATGATGAAAGTGAACGGAGCTAAGAATTCCGAGAATGCAGACTTACTAATGAACTATATATTAGATCCAGAAGTAAGTGCTACTATTTCAAAGACTTTCCCATATGTAAATCCAAACAAAGCAGCTAAAGATATTCTAGGAGACGACTTTAAAAATAACAATATTATGAATATCCCAGAGGCTGAAATGAAGAAAAGTCAAGGCTTACAAGATATTGGAGAAAATGTATCAAAAATAACTGACTTATGGACTAAGTTTAAAGGATAA
- a CDS encoding ABC transporter permease, giving the protein MTKMQKKNISRIFKNIYIYLVFLFLYLPIFYVIIFSFNTSKLNITFENFTFQWYGTFFKNRTLMEALSNTLIIGIISTIISTIIGTIGAIGLSKYRFRGRDVIDKLLYIPIVIPEVVLGIALLSIYSVLSIPLGLISITLSHITFSIPFVVITVRARLAGFDKYLEEAAMDLGANRIVTFWRVTLPLIMPGVLSGAMLAFSLSIDDVVISFFTAGPGSTTLPLKIFSMVKTGVTPEVNALSTVIMVITIIIIALNTAFQVRKLKAQ; this is encoded by the coding sequence ATGACAAAGATGCAGAAAAAGAATATATCTAGAATATTTAAAAATATTTATATTTATCTTGTTTTCTTATTCTTATATCTTCCTATCTTCTATGTAATTATTTTTTCATTTAATACTTCAAAGTTAAATATTACTTTCGAAAATTTCACTTTTCAATGGTATGGGACCTTCTTCAAAAATAGAACTTTAATGGAGGCGCTTTCAAATACTTTGATTATTGGGATTATAAGTACTATTATTTCAACTATTATAGGAACTATTGGTGCTATAGGGCTAAGTAAATACAGATTTAGAGGAAGAGATGTAATAGATAAATTATTATACATCCCTATAGTAATTCCAGAAGTAGTACTTGGTATTGCTCTACTTTCAATATATTCAGTTCTTAGTATTCCTTTAGGATTAATTAGTATTACTTTATCTCACATTACTTTCAGTATTCCTTTTGTTGTAATAACAGTGAGAGCAAGACTTGCTGGATTTGATAAATATCTTGAAGAAGCAGCTATGGATTTAGGTGCAAATAGGATTGTAACTTTCTGGAGAGTAACGTTACCGCTCATAATGCCAGGAGTTTTGTCTGGTGCTATGCTGGCATTTTCATTATCCATTGATGATGTTGTAATTAGCTTCTTTACAGCTGGACCAGGAAGTACAACACTTCCACTTAAAATTTTCTCAATGGTAAAGACTGGAGTAACACCAGAAGTAAATGCTTTATCCACAGTAATAATGGTTATAACTATTATAATTATAGCTTTAAATACTGCATTTCAAGTTAGGAAGCTTAAGGCACAATAA
- a CDS encoding pro-sigmaK processing inhibitor BofA family protein has translation MEGQYLIYGLAGIILLFLMIRLLKWPIKILINGIIGVVILYLANFIIANLGLIGINVNFSLAINPITALIAGFFGVPGVIVLIIIRLFL, from the coding sequence ATGGAGGGACAATATTTAATATACGGATTAGCAGGGATAATATTATTATTTTTAATGATAAGATTATTAAAATGGCCGATAAAAATACTTATAAATGGTATCATAGGCGTTGTAATATTATATTTAGCTAATTTTATTATTGCAAATCTCGGATTAATAGGCATAAATGTTAATTTTTCGCTGGCGATTAATCCAATTACCGCTTTAATAGCAGGTTTTTTTGGAGTTCCTGGTGTTATTGTGTTGATTATAATAAGGTTATTTCTTTAA
- a CDS encoding YaaL family protein, which yields MNKKNIVEYLMNKTNDSSMYAKLLHDMEIAKMEINVARSMFNNVNDDKLIEVAIYSENVARKRYDYLLSIAREKGIRVEHNYVVENNVRIVE from the coding sequence ATGAATAAAAAAAATATTGTAGAGTACCTGATGAACAAGACTAATGACTCAAGTATGTATGCTAAGTTATTACATGATATGGAAATTGCAAAAATGGAAATAAATGTGGCTCGTAGCATGTTTAATAATGTTAACGATGACAAATTAATAGAAGTAGCTATTTATTCAGAGAATGTTGCAAGAAAAAGATATGATTACTTATTATCAATAGCAAGAGAAAAGGGGATAAGAGTAGAACATAATTATGTAGTAGAAAATAATGTACGAATTGTTGAATAA
- a CDS encoding ABC transporter ATP-binding protein: MSEVIVKIDNINKKYGDNHVVRDLFIDIKKGEFLTMLGPSGCGKTTTLRMIAGFETPTSGSIYIEGEEVQNTEPYEREVNTVFQNYALFPHMTIYDNLAFGLSVKKVNKAEIKQRVTEILELVQLVGFENRKPDQLSGGQKQRVAIGRALINRPKVLLLDEPLGALDLKLRKQMQFELKRLQKKLGITFVYVTHDQEEALTMSDRIAIMYGGDLEQIGTPKEIYEKPKSKFVADFIGESNIFYGVANKLGNDVLKVKLENGDGIVLDSQVIDNEIIYVLVRPENIKLSKEPVDGFTLVGKIKEHVYIGNVNKTIIMLPTGMEIKMNTTPKVELLPIGSEVYVYWEKEDAVVIKSQSQEVFNVVDNPVFTVDNQTK; the protein is encoded by the coding sequence ATGTCTGAGGTTATCGTGAAAATAGATAATATAAATAAAAAATACGGAGATAATCATGTAGTTAGGGATCTATTTATTGACATAAAAAAAGGTGAATTTTTAACTATGCTTGGCCCCTCAGGTTGTGGTAAAACCACAACCTTGAGAATGATAGCAGGCTTTGAAACACCTACTAGTGGAAGCATTTATATTGAGGGTGAAGAGGTTCAAAACACTGAACCCTATGAGAGAGAAGTAAATACAGTTTTCCAAAACTATGCACTATTTCCCCATATGACTATTTATGATAATTTAGCTTTTGGATTATCAGTCAAGAAAGTTAACAAAGCAGAAATTAAACAGCGTGTTACAGAAATTCTCGAGCTAGTGCAGCTAGTGGGATTTGAAAATAGAAAACCAGATCAATTATCTGGTGGACAAAAACAAAGGGTTGCAATAGGAAGAGCCCTTATAAATAGACCAAAGGTTTTGCTGCTAGATGAACCTTTAGGAGCTTTGGATTTAAAATTAAGAAAGCAAATGCAATTTGAATTGAAGCGTCTTCAAAAAAAGTTGGGAATTACATTTGTTTATGTCACTCACGATCAAGAAGAAGCACTTACAATGAGTGATAGAATTGCAATTATGTATGGAGGAGATTTAGAGCAAATAGGAACACCAAAGGAAATATATGAAAAGCCAAAATCTAAATTTGTGGCAGATTTTATTGGCGAGTCAAATATCTTTTATGGAGTTGCGAATAAGCTAGGAAATGATGTACTAAAAGTAAAGTTAGAAAATGGAGATGGTATAGTATTAGATTCTCAGGTTATCGATAATGAAATAATTTATGTTCTAGTAAGGCCAGAAAATATAAAATTATCTAAAGAGCCAGTAGATGGGTTTACCCTTGTAGGAAAGATAAAAGAACATGTTTATATTGGAAATGTTAATAAAACAATAATTATGCTTCCAACAGGAATGGAGATAAAGATGAATACTACTCCAAAAGTGGAATTACTACCAATAGGTTCAGAAGTATATGTGTATTGGGAAAAGGAAGATGCAGTTGTTATTAAATCACAAAGCCAAGAAGTCTTCAATGTTGTAGATAATCCCGTATTTACAGTAGATAATCAAACAAAATAA
- a CDS encoding P-II family nitrogen regulator: protein MKEIVLIIRPEKLEIIKSILDEYHCGGMTISTAMGCGTQRGSLEGVNEIKGLKTNINLLPKIKVEAVVEDNIIEDIILSVIDKVATGNVGDGKIFVRNIEQVVRIRTGERGSKAL from the coding sequence ATGAAAGAAATAGTATTAATTATAAGACCGGAAAAATTAGAAATTATTAAAAGTATTTTGGATGAATACCACTGTGGTGGAATGACAATATCAACGGCAATGGGATGTGGAACTCAAAGAGGCTCGCTAGAAGGTGTAAATGAGATTAAGGGTTTAAAAACAAATATAAATTTATTACCCAAAATTAAAGTCGAGGCAGTAGTAGAGGACAATATAATAGAAGATATTATCTTATCAGTAATAGACAAGGTAGCAACTGGAAATGTTGGAGATGGAAAAATTTTTGTTAGAAATATAGAACAAGTTGTTCGTATTAGGACAGGTGAAAGAGGAAGTAAGGCTTTATAA
- a CDS encoding CHAP domain-containing protein, which translates to MNKEFLKKIIITGMTTLMVTNMCYISASAKWINDKNNGWSWLDGDIKTTGWKEIDEKWYYFNTDGIMKTGWLSDNGKWYNLSNSGEMTIGWKKVGEKWYHFNNDGAMSIGWVNDNGTWYYTNFNGEMETGTLGISGKVYTFSDSGEMLNGNTEQIESGSENVNGVKDDTNSRIAYVATNNDSLNVRSDASTSSDIIDTIYRGAQVKIVDDEKNGFYPIIINGKKGWVSSKWVTFNKPEDDTTKSPTSSNIPNSSVETPSVDNKNSNAISSSLSDIRNTQPSTDNKYYYSDDNLFYKVKLSPPFYSGGKPIKGNCTWYAWGRAWEITGVKPSDAGFIGNAYEWWDANQKSGKYQYGSQPRVGAIAVWKSNMPNSGGDGHVAIVEKIDGGKIYISESTWNGVTFRYREIYDTNYLYGYIYLDKPNH; encoded by the coding sequence GTGAACAAAGAATTTCTTAAAAAGATTATAATAACGGGAATGACAACTCTAATGGTAACAAACATGTGTTATATCTCAGCATCAGCTAAATGGATTAATGATAAGAACAATGGTTGGAGTTGGTTAGATGGAGATATTAAAACTACTGGTTGGAAAGAAATTGATGAAAAGTGGTATTATTTTAATACAGATGGAATAATGAAAACAGGATGGCTTAGTGATAATGGAAAATGGTACAACCTATCTAATAGTGGAGAGATGACTATAGGTTGGAAAAAGGTTGGTGAAAAGTGGTATCACTTTAATAATGATGGGGCAATGAGCATAGGATGGGTAAATGACAATGGCACTTGGTATTATACTAATTTTAATGGAGAAATGGAAACAGGAACATTAGGCATAAGTGGCAAAGTTTATACTTTCTCTGATAGCGGAGAAATGCTAAATGGTAATACTGAGCAAATAGAAAGTGGATCAGAGAATGTAAATGGTGTAAAGGATGACACGAATTCTCGTATTGCATATGTCGCAACCAATAATGATTCATTAAACGTTCGATCAGATGCATCAACTTCATCAGATATAATTGATACTATATACAGAGGTGCACAGGTTAAAATTGTTGATGATGAAAAGAATGGATTCTATCCCATAATAATAAATGGAAAAAAGGGATGGGTAAGCTCTAAATGGGTCACGTTTAATAAACCTGAAGATGATACAACAAAGAGTCCAACCTCTTCTAATATACCTAATTCTAGTGTAGAGACTCCATCAGTAGATAATAAAAATTCTAATGCTATCAGTAGTTCGCTTAGTGATATAAGGAATACACAGCCAAGTACGGATAATAAGTATTACTATTCTGATGATAATCTTTTTTATAAAGTTAAGCTTTCGCCACCATTTTATAGTGGAGGAAAACCAATTAAAGGAAATTGTACATGGTACGCTTGGGGACGAGCTTGGGAAATTACAGGAGTGAAGCCAAGTGATGCAGGATTTATAGGTAATGCCTATGAATGGTGGGACGCAAATCAAAAAAGCGGTAAATATCAGTATGGTTCTCAACCTAGAGTAGGAGCTATTGCGGTTTGGAAATCTAACATGCCTAATTCTGGAGGCGATGGACATGTAGCAATAGTTGAAAAAATAGATGGTGGTAAAATTTATATATCAGAATCAACTTGGAATGGTGTAACTTTTAGGTATAGAGAAATATATGATACTAATTATTTATATGGATATATTTATCTGGACAAGCCAAACCACTAA
- a CDS encoding YbaB/EbfC family nucleoid-associated protein: MAKGGFPGGFGGGNMNNLMKQAQKLQKQMEDMQKELETKEFEASVGGGAVVVKVTGKKEVSSINIKPEVVDADDVEMLEDLVMSAVNEALRKAEEETSSKMGKLTGGMPGGLF, translated from the coding sequence ATGGCAAAAGGTGGATTTCCAGGAGGCTTTGGTGGCGGAAATATGAATAACCTTATGAAGCAAGCACAAAAGCTTCAAAAGCAAATGGAAGATATGCAAAAGGAACTTGAGACAAAGGAATTTGAAGCATCAGTAGGTGGTGGTGCTGTAGTTGTAAAAGTAACTGGTAAAAAAGAAGTATCATCAATTAACATAAAACCAGAAGTTGTAGATGCAGATGACGTTGAAATGCTTGAAGACCTAGTAATGAGTGCTGTTAATGAAGCACTAAGAAAAGCAGAAGAGGAAACTTCAAGCAAAATGGGTAAACTAACAGGCGGAATGCCAGGCGGGTTATTCTAA
- a CDS encoding ABC transporter permease: MKSKKKINMPLITTVGPVSAWMILLVAIPFIYVFVMSFMNKGAYGGVVIGFTLNNFVQVFDPLYLKVFGESFLISTFTTIICIVIAYPFTYFIAQKTTIKKTVFMAMVIVPFLVSSLIRLFGWINLLRKDGIINSLLLKLGLINEPLQLVYNTTGVMIGLVYMLLPFMILPLYSSIEKLDKSLLEACSDLGAKPITSFIKVTLPLTMPGIFAGSILVFIPSLGYFFVTDLLGGSKTQVIGNVIRTQFITARNWPLGSAISIFLIVITLVLVWLYQKSGGNMDDLGGM; this comes from the coding sequence ATGAAAAGTAAAAAGAAAATAAACATGCCTCTTATAACCACAGTTGGTCCAGTTTCAGCATGGATGATTTTGCTAGTAGCTATTCCATTTATTTATGTCTTCGTTATGAGTTTTATGAACAAGGGGGCTTACGGTGGAGTTGTCATTGGATTTACATTAAATAATTTTGTACAAGTATTTGATCCGTTATATTTAAAGGTTTTTGGTGAATCATTTTTGATTTCGACTTTTACGACTATAATCTGCATAGTAATTGCATATCCATTTACTTACTTTATAGCCCAAAAAACAACTATAAAGAAGACAGTTTTTATGGCTATGGTAATAGTTCCTTTTTTAGTAAGTTCATTAATTAGACTTTTTGGATGGATCAATTTACTTCGTAAGGATGGTATTATTAATTCACTATTGTTGAAATTAGGATTGATTAATGAACCACTTCAACTAGTATATAATACAACCGGGGTCATGATAGGTCTAGTATATATGTTATTACCATTCATGATTTTACCTTTATATAGCTCAATTGAAAAATTGGATAAATCGCTTTTGGAAGCCTGTAGTGATTTAGGAGCAAAACCTATTACTTCTTTTATAAAAGTCACCTTACCACTTACGATGCCGGGAATATTTGCAGGCAGTATTCTAGTATTTATTCCTTCATTAGGATATTTCTTTGTTACTGACTTACTTGGAGGAAGTAAAACTCAAGTAATTGGTAATGTTATTAGAACTCAATTTATAACCGCCAGGAATTGGCCACTCGGATCAGCAATTTCAATATTTTTAATTGTAATTACTTTGGTACTTGTATGGTTATACCAAAAATCAGGTGGTAATATGGACGACTTAGGAGGTATGTAA
- the recR gene encoding recombination mediator RecR yields MEFYPVAIEKLIEEFAKLPSIGQKTAQRLTLHILNLPDDEVKEFADALVKAKGTVKYCSVCGNFTDKDPCALCGNPNRDKGTICVVEQPKDIMTMEKVKEYNGIYHVLHGNISPMQGRGPQDIRIRELVSRMNEDVKEVILATNPNIEGEATAMYISKILKPLDVKVTRIASGIPVGGDLDYADEITLSKALEGRKEI; encoded by the coding sequence ATGGAGTTTTATCCAGTAGCCATAGAAAAGTTGATAGAAGAATTTGCCAAGCTACCAAGTATTGGACAAAAGACGGCTCAAAGATTAACATTACATATCTTAAATCTTCCGGATGATGAAGTTAAGGAATTTGCGGATGCATTAGTTAAGGCAAAAGGAACGGTTAAGTATTGCTCGGTATGTGGAAACTTTACAGATAAAGATCCTTGTGCATTATGTGGGAATCCTAATAGAGATAAGGGTACAATATGTGTTGTAGAGCAGCCAAAGGATATTATGACAATGGAAAAGGTTAAAGAGTACAATGGAATATATCATGTATTACATGGAAATATATCTCCAATGCAGGGAAGAGGTCCTCAAGATATAAGAATTAGAGAGCTTGTTTCTAGAATGAACGAAGATGTAAAGGAAGTAATATTAGCAACGAATCCTAATATAGAGGGAGAGGCGACTGCAATGTATATATCTAAGATACTTAAACCTCTTGATGTTAAAGTTACTAGGATTGCTTCAGGTATACCTGTTGGTGGTGATTTGGATTATGCAGATGAAATTACACTATCCAAAGCACTAGAGGGAAGAAAAGAGATATAA
- a CDS encoding M13-type metalloendopeptidase, which translates to MKKIKKLSIVASIVAFMLVVSNGSHNIAMAEESSVTNNSQGVRLNDDFYDAVNSDWIKNAKIEDGKSTASTFDDVENKVTEQIKDIINNLLINKDAYKENSDEKKIINIYNNTLNIEARNREGIKPVKENLDEIKSIGTIDDITKLWKDKRILNSTIKFSVEKDIKDVKTNILYISPTALSLGDSDEYTNPTENSKKERKLTEDYYNKILMLSGYTQQESQKKVDDMFKFEEMVAPYIKGKKEKTTTKNLIDEEYNVYTVAELNNLAPNLNLPEIMNYVGIDKANKIILEDPEWLKAFNKLYNQENLPLIKNYIEIVNLLYASNYLSEDFENANKEYASNMLGITGNVSKEEEAVDNVNSMMGMAIGRLYSEKYVPEKTKKDVESITKDIIAVYKKRIDNLDWMSSQTKKNAIDKLDKLKIKIAYPDSWNDYSKLDIKSYEEGGSLFQNAMTLRIFERDKMFNKINKLVDKDEDQFKPQTVNAFYSATENSIIIPGGIIQGHFYDVNAPKEVNLGGIGVIIGHEISHAFDNTGAQYDSDGNLNNWWTEEDYKEFMQKTQKVANFYSQIEAMPGEKLDGNLTVGENIADIGGVSCLLDILGEMNNANYKAFFESYAVTWRQITTKEYATYALIIDVHSPNKVRVNAVLPQFQKFYDTYGITEKDGMYVKPGDRIGIW; encoded by the coding sequence ATGAAAAAAATTAAAAAGTTAAGTATCGTAGCAAGTATAGTAGCATTTATGCTGGTTGTATCTAATGGATCACATAATATTGCAATGGCAGAGGAATCATCAGTAACAAACAATAGTCAAGGAGTAAGATTAAATGATGATTTTTATGATGCAGTAAATAGTGATTGGATTAAAAATGCTAAAATTGAAGATGGAAAATCTACTGCGTCTACGTTTGATGATGTTGAGAATAAAGTGACAGAACAAATCAAAGATATAATTAACAATTTGTTGATTAATAAGGATGCGTATAAAGAAAATAGTGATGAGAAGAAAATAATAAATATTTATAATAATACTTTAAATATAGAAGCAAGAAATAGAGAAGGGATAAAACCAGTAAAGGAAAATTTAGATGAAATTAAATCAATTGGAACAATAGATGATATTACTAAGCTCTGGAAGGATAAGAGGATATTAAACTCAACAATAAAGTTTTCTGTAGAAAAAGATATAAAAGATGTGAAAACAAATATACTTTATATAAGTCCTACTGCGCTTAGTTTAGGGGATTCAGATGAATATACTAATCCAACAGAGAATAGCAAAAAAGAGCGTAAGTTAACGGAAGATTATTATAATAAAATATTGATGTTAAGTGGATATACTCAACAAGAATCTCAGAAAAAAGTTGATGATATGTTTAAATTTGAAGAAATGGTAGCTCCGTATATTAAAGGAAAAAAGGAAAAGACTACAACTAAGAATTTAATTGATGAAGAATATAATGTATATACAGTAGCAGAATTAAATAATTTAGCTCCCAATTTAAATCTACCAGAAATTATGAATTATGTGGGAATAGACAAAGCTAATAAGATTATTTTAGAAGATCCAGAATGGCTGAAAGCATTTAATAAATTATATAATCAAGAAAATTTACCTCTCATTAAAAATTATATTGAAATAGTTAATTTACTATATGCATCAAATTATTTAAGTGAGGATTTTGAAAATGCCAATAAAGAATACGCAAGTAATATGCTAGGCATAACTGGTAATGTATCAAAAGAGGAAGAGGCCGTTGATAATGTAAATTCTATGATGGGAATGGCTATTGGAAGACTTTATTCTGAAAAATATGTTCCTGAAAAGACTAAAAAAGATGTAGAGTCTATAACAAAGGATATTATAGCAGTTTACAAAAAGAGAATTGATAATCTTGATTGGATGAGTAGTCAAACTAAAAAAAATGCTATTGATAAGCTAGATAAGTTAAAGATAAAGATAGCGTATCCTGACAGTTGGAATGATTATTCAAAGTTAGATATTAAATCATACGAAGAAGGTGGATCACTTTTCCAAAATGCAATGACACTTAGAATATTTGAGCGTGATAAGATGTTTAATAAAATAAACAAACTAGTGGATAAAGATGAAGATCAGTTTAAGCCTCAAACAGTTAATGCTTTTTATAGTGCAACAGAAAATTCAATTATTATACCAGGCGGAATAATTCAAGGTCATTTTTATGATGTAAATGCACCTAAGGAAGTTAATTTAGGTGGAATTGGAGTTATTATTGGCCATGAAATTAGCCATGCCTTTGATAATACTGGAGCTCAATATGATTCTGATGGTAACCTTAATAATTGGTGGACCGAAGAGGATTATAAAGAATTCATGCAAAAAACTCAAAAGGTTGCAAATTTTTATAGTCAGATTGAAGCAATGCCTGGTGAAAAGTTAGATGGTAATCTTACTGTGGGAGAAAATATTGCAGATATAGGTGGAGTATCCTGTCTTTTAGATATATTAGGTGAAATGAATAATGCAAATTATAAAGCGTTTTTTGAAAGTTATGCAGTCACTTGGAGACAGATAACAACAAAAGAATATGCAACATATGCATTAATCATAGATGTTCACTCTCCTAATAAGGTTAGAGTAAATGCAGTCCTACCACAATTTCAAAAGTTCTATGACACATATGGAATTACTGAAAAAGATGGTATGTATGTTAAGCCGGGGGATAGAATAGGAATTTGGTAG